The following coding sequences lie in one Metopolophium dirhodum isolate CAU chromosome 5, ASM1992520v1, whole genome shotgun sequence genomic window:
- the LOC132945495 gene encoding DNA fragmentation factor subunit alpha-like, with protein MASEEYSGKPYKIIDSKREHKIGIVATSLSDFMTKAQQKLDINENEPIKVVLESDGTEIDEEDYFDTLETNTLIMILKSDQKWSPYDISFKFADDQIDGTQSLNSLIRRLQNDIGQIAFLSGCDLELLSDMDPESLVDLAFDRSFLDQVKEASGRFLYEKREAQDAINLLKLYHASTIGQNSTKKSKV; from the exons atggctAGTGAAGAATACTCTGGTAaaccatacaaaataattgattctaaacgCGAACACAAAATTGGTATTGTAGCAACTTCATTGTCTGATTTTATGactaaag CTCAACAAAAACTtgatataaatgaaaatgaacCCATTAAAGTCGTTCTTGAATCTGATGGCACTGAAATTGATGAGGAAGACTATTTTGACACTTTGGaaacaaatacattaattatgattttaaaatctgACCAAAAATGGAGTCCATATGATATAAG ctttaaATTTGCAGACGATCAAATTGATGGCACACAGAGTTTAAACAGTTTGATTCGACGTCTGCAAAACGATATAGGTCAAATAGCATTCTTGAGTGGTTGCGATCTTGAACTTTTATCTGATATGGATCCAGAAAGTTTGGTTGATTTGGCGTTTGacag GTCATTTCTAGATCAAGTTAAAGAAGCTAGTGGACGGTTTCTTTATGAAAAACGTGAAGCTCAAGATGCAATAAATTTGCTCAAACTCTACCATGCCTCGACAATCGGGCAAAATTCAACCAAGAAAAGTAAagtttaa
- the LOC132944628 gene encoding general transcription factor IIH subunit 2, with the protein MDETEVKEYRWEGGYEKTWEEVKEDEGGNVEWSVKEIIEKSKRLLATRQPNVRLGMMRHLFVIVDSSNSMVEKDLKPTRQLCTYKLLQDFIQDYFDQNPISQLGLITTRNSSAERISELSGNRKYHLEELKKTFGDFNYCNGLMSVQNSLEIALSVMKMLPSHTSKEILIIGSSLSSCDPGEINTSIEMLKTHNIRVSMIHLAAEVRMFRHLCNETKGKHNVIVDDVHFKHILWSLVEPVPLPNSVDASCVKMGFPQELEQKPPFTTCSCHLAEGGKLNAKGFFCPQCNSKYCELPVECKCCGLILVSSLHLARSLHHLVPIKPFIKIELEEGSSAYCYGCRKRIKVPAENVYFCESCKKHYCDGCDIYVHNTLHVCPGCAVKRDEKR; encoded by the coding sequence ATGGATGAAACTGAAGTAAAAGAATATCGCTGGGAAGGCGGTTACGAAAAAACATGGGAAGAAGTGAAAGAAGATGAAGGAGGAAATGTTGAATGGTCGGTTAAAGAGATAATTGAAAAATCTAAGCGGTTACTGGCAACTCGGCAGCCTAATGTCCGCCTGGGCATGATGCGACATTTGTTTGTTATTGTAGATAGTTCCAATTCAATGGTTGAAAAGGATTTAAAACCTACTAGACAATTGTGTACTTACAAATTGCTTCAGGATTTCATTCAAGATTATTTTGATCAAAACCCAATTAGTCAACTTGGTCTGATAACTACAAGAAATTCATCTGCAGAGCGTATATCTGAATTGTCTGGCAATAGAAAATATCATCTTGAAGAATTGAAAAAAACCTTTGGAGATTTTAATTATTGCAACGGATTGATGTCTGTGCAAAACTCTTTAGAAATTGCATTGTCAGTTATGAAAATGTTGCCTTCCCATACTAGTAaagaaatacttattattgGATCTAGTTTGAGCTCGTGCGACCCAGGAGAAATAAATACTTCTATAGAAATGCTTAAAACCCATAATATTAGAGTTTCAATGATACACTTGGCTGCTGAAGTACGGATGTTTCGACATTTGTGCAATGAAACTAAAGGCAAACATAATGTAATTGTAGACGATGTACATTTTAAGCACATTCTTTGGTCGTTAGTGGAACCTGTTCCTCTTCCAAATTCAGTTGATGCATCATGTGTGAAAATGGGTTTTCCTCAAGAGTTAGAACAAAAGCCACCATTCACCACTTGCTCCTGTCATTTAGCAGAGGGTGGCAAATTAAACGCAAAAGGTTTCTTTTGCCCACAATGTAACAGCAAGTATTGTGAATTACCTGTGGAGTGCAAGTGCTGTGGTCTCATACTCGTGTCTTCTTTACATCTTGCTAGATCATTACATCACTTGGTTCCTATTAAgccatttataaaaattgagcTTGAAGAAGGTTCTAGTGCCTACTGCTATGGATGCAGAAAGAGAATAAAGGTCCCTGCTGAAAATGTGTACTTTTGTGAATCTTGTAAAAAACATTACTGTGACGGCTGTGACATTTATGTGCATAATACATTACATGTATGTCCAGGCTGTGCAGTTAAACGAGATGAAAAaagataa